The following proteins are co-located in the Acanthochromis polyacanthus isolate Apoly-LR-REF ecotype Palm Island chromosome 7, KAUST_Apoly_ChrSc, whole genome shotgun sequence genome:
- the rgmb gene encoding RGM domain family member B — protein MGRAGCCCRGAERLASPSMVRRFRPLLLLVIVVCCGAHIGQCQVATPQCRIQKCTTDFVSLTSHLTPAVDGFHTEFCKALRAYSACTQRTAKSCRGNLVFHSAVLGISDLMSQRNCSRDGPTSSTHPEIHLEPCNYHSRTQHAHIHSHVHTHAHSRGHSHSHSHTRPGYLFCGLFGDPHLRTFKDSFQTCKVEGAWPLIDNDYLSVQVTNVPVVPGSSATATNKITIIFKPYEGCTDQRVYQAVTDNLPAAFDDGTVSSGDPIHASAGADGVSGKVRALWISERSPGRHVELHAGYIGVTVIVRQLGRYLTLAVRIPEELAQAYDATQDLQLCLNGCPNGERIDQAGHLPLPLSPPALGLQQLRRPSYSSLTQASPYGGSQVFGVEGAKERCREQLEVQDIYFHSCVFDLLTTGDVNFTVAAYSAQKDMESLHPHRDRWRIYPRGSAISTLHSGSHLIKQFALLLVCALSAALM, from the exons ATGGGGAGAGCCGGATGCTGTTGCCGCGGGGCTGAGCGCCTCGCCTCCCCGTCTATGGTGCGCCGCTTCcggccactgctgctgctggtcatCGTGGTGTGCTGCGGTGCTCACATAG GTCAGTGCCAGGTGGCCACCCCTCAATGTCGTATCCAGAAGTGCACCACCGATTTTGTCTCCCTGACCTCCCACCTGACTCCGGCCGTGGATGGTTTCCACACCGAGTTCTGCAAGGCTTTGCGTGCGTACTCGGCCTGCACCCAGAGAACGGCCAAGTCCTGCCGGGGGAACCTGGTCTTCCACTCGGCTGTGCTCGGCATCTCAGACCTCATGAGCCAGAGGAATTGCTCCAGAGACGGGCCCACTTCCTCTACGCACCCTGAGATCCACCTGGAGCCCTGCAACTACCACAGTCGCACCCAGCACGCCCACATACATTCccacgtgcacacacatgcacactcccGCGGGCACAGCCACAGCCACAGCCACACTCGGCCTGGGTACCTGTTCTGCGGGCTGTTCGGGGACCCGCATCTGAGGACATTTAAGGACAGCTTCCAGACTTGCAAGGTGGAGGGGGCTTGGCCTCTCATTGATAATGATTATCTGTCGGTGCAGGTCACTAATGTCCCTGTGGTTCCCGGCTCCAGTGCCACAGCAACCAATAAG ATCACCATCATCTTCAAGCCCTATGAGGGTTGCACAGACCAGAGGGTCTACCAGGCCGTCACAGACAACCTCCCAGCTGCCTTTGACGACGGCACCGTGAGCAGTGGAGACCCCATCCACGCTTCGGCCGGTGCAGACGGCGTATCTGGGAAGGTCCGGGCTCTGTGGATCTCTGAGCGCAGCCCGGGGCGCCACGTGGAGCTGCACGCTGGCTACATCGGTGTAACTGTAATTGTGCGCCAGCTGGGGCGCTACTTAACCCTGGCGGTGCGGATCCCCGAGGAGCTGGCCCAGGCCTATGATGCCACCCAGGACCTGCAGCTCTGTCTGAACGGCTGCCCCAACGGAGAGCGCATCGACCAGGCGGGGCACCTTCCCCTGCCCCTCTCCCCTCCGGCGCTTGGCCTGCAGCAGCTGCGTCGGCCGAGTTACTCCTCACTGACACAAGCATCCCCCTATGGTGGCTCGCAGGTTTTTGGTGTGGAGGGGGCGAAGGAGCGCTGCAGGGAGCAGCTGGAGGTGCAGGACATTTACTTCCACTCCTGTGTGTTTGATCTCCTGACCACCGGGGATGTTAACTTCACCGTGGCAGCGTACAGCGCCCAGAAGGACATGGAGAGTCTGCATCCACACAGGGATAGATGGAGGATCTACCCCCGCGGCTCTGCCATCTCCACCTTACACTCTGGTTCTCACCTTATCAAACAGTTTGCTCTGCTCCTGGTGTGTGCTCTGAGCGCTGCTTTGATGTAA